A genomic window from Engraulis encrasicolus isolate BLACKSEA-1 chromosome 14, IST_EnEncr_1.0, whole genome shotgun sequence includes:
- the LOC134462587 gene encoding eukaryotic translation initiation factor 2 subunit 2-like — MSDDEMIFDATMSKKKKKKRRPFLPGEEDGGDGVAGEPQPETKETEGDAGEEKDVDIDDDDGRKKDTADDLDDLNFFNQKKKKKKPKKDKIFENEMEEGMKELKIEAEPSEALDDDEFLLLGKKKRSRKVEFQDDLDNQAIDNALDDEENKNTDDIMFSTQTGPAWAGSERDYLYEELLNRVFNIMREKNPDMVAGEKRKFVMKPPQVVRVGTKKTSFVNFTDICKLLHRQPKHLLAFLLAELGTCGSIDGNNQLVIKGRFQQKQIENVLRRYIKEYVTCHTCRSPDTILQKDTRLYFLQCETCHSRCSVASIKTGFQAVTGKRAQLRAKAN; from the exons ATGTCGGACGACGAG ATGATATTCGACGCTACAATgtccaagaagaagaaaaagaagaggaggccCTTTCTGCcgggggaggaggatgggggtgatgGGGTTGCGGGTGAACCACAACCAGAGACCAAGGAGACGGAGGGagatgcaggagaggagaaggatgtggacatagatgatgatgatgggaggAAGAAAG aCACAGCAGATGACCTGGATGATCTTAATTTCTTCAaccaaaagaagaagaaaaaaaagcccaaaaaagacAAGATATTTGAGAATGAAATGGAGGAGGGAATGAAG GAGCTGAAGATTGAGGCGGAGCCCTCTGAGGCGCTGGATGATGATGAGTTCCTGCTGCtggggaagaagaagaggtcACGCAAAGTTGAGTTCCAGGACGACCTGGACAACCAGGCCATTGACAATG CACTAGATGATGAGGAGAATAAGAACACGGATGACATCATGTTCAGCACACAGACAGGTCCTGCCTGGGCAGGATCAGAGAGAGACTACCTGTATGAGGAG CTCCTCAATCGGGTCTTCAATATCATGCGGGAGAAGAACCCTGACATGGTTGCCGGAGAGAAGAGGAAGTTTGTGATGAAGCCTCCTCAGGTCGTCAGGGTGGGAACCAAGAAGACCTCCTTTGTCAACTTCACAGACATCTGCAAACT ATTGCATCGGCAGCCCAAACATCTATTGGCGTTTTTACTGGCTGAGTTGGGAACATG tgggTCGATAGACGGGAACAATCAGTTGGTCATCAAAGGCCGCTTCCAGCAGAAACAGATAGAGAATGTCTTAAGAAGATATATCA AGGAGTATGTGACGTGTCACACGTGTCGCTCCCCGGACACCATCCTGCAGAAGGACACGCGTCTGTACTTCCTCCAGTGCGAGACGTGCCATTCCCGCTGCTCCGTGGCCAGCATCAAGACCGGCTTCCAGGCCGTCACCGGCAAACGAGCACAGCTCCGAGCCAAAGCCAACtaa